Proteins co-encoded in one Glandiceps talaboti chromosome 22, keGlaTala1.1, whole genome shotgun sequence genomic window:
- the LOC144452170 gene encoding DNA-directed RNA polymerase III subunit RPC4-like produces the protein MSQQQQTPTPSSTSSGSPLPRGLMSRRGAATGHSTRLPSLKGQRDLTLGGVKKKTFTPNLPDRRNRIKEEVRDDASPNVRHERSERLPRGERGRGRGRGRGRGRGEIIQSHSIFEQGPAERLVGRRGTGFGDDLPTSSGSGYSRSSGYIKKEKGGHLDTDVVDRLLRDDFIDDKDSPFQDKNYIPIQLPLSNTGKLFKEEVKDEENEEIKDEAMETDEVKKEPESDDVEMKDLERKEENITEDTVEITEVKPKKVPIKNKIPVKKEVQEVTMATLFCKSRQKTEGQLLFFQFPDTLPAVPSTRDTEQVVKKEESGDGRIKKERQEADKNKEKEDDKCTLKDISEGYIGKLQVLKSGKTRLLLGNVALDVNMGTPCGFLQDLASVRITEGKQKGDMSVLGHIRHRLVCTPDYQTLLDAS, from the exons ATGTCCCAGCAACAACAAACCCCAACTCCTAGTAGTACTTCATCTGGTTCCCCCTTACCAAGGGGCTTGATGTCAAGAAGGGGAGCAGCAACAGGACACAGTACAAGACTGCCCTCATTGAAAGGACAGAGAGATCTTACTCTTGGTGGAGTCAAAAAG AAAACGTTCACTCCAAATCTACCAGACAGGAGAAACAGAATCAAAGAAGA AGTAAGAGATGATGCATCTCCTAATGTACGCCATGAACGATCAGAAAGGTTACCGAGAGGGGAAAGAGGTAGAGGAAGAGGAAGAGGGAGGGGTAGAGGGAGGGGAGAAATAATACAGTCACATTCAATATTTGAACAAGGACCTGCTGAAAGATTAGTTGGCAGAAGAG GTACTGGTTTTGGAGATGATTTACCAACATCATCTGGTTCTGGATACAGTAGGTCATCTGGTTACATTAAGAAGGAAAAAGGAGGTCATCTTGATACTGATGTAGTTGATCGGTTATTACGAGATGAC TTTATAGATGACAAAGATTCCCCATTCCAAGATAAAAATTACATCCCTATTCAGCTGCCTTTGTCAAATACTGGTAAATTATTCAAAGAAGAGGTGAAGGATGAAGAAAATGAGGAAATAAAAGACGAAGCCATGGAAACTGATGAAG TAAAAAAAGAACCTGAATCAGATGATGTTGAAATGAAAGATTTGGAAAGAAAGGAAGAAAATATTACTGAAGATACAGTTGAAATAACAGAGGTAAAACCAAAGAAAGTGCCAATTAAAAATAAGATTCCAGTCAAAAAAGAAGTCCAAGaagtcaccatggcaacattgtTTTGTAAAAGTAGACAGAAAACAGAAGGACAACTCCTGTTCTTCCAGTTTCCAGACACACTACCTGCAGTACCTTCCACAAGGGATACTGAGCAAGTAGTGAAAAAGGAAGAAAGTGGGGATGGAAGAATCAAGAAGGAACGACAAGAGGCA GACAAGAACAAAGAGAAGGAGGATGATAAATGTACATTAAAGGATATTTCAGAAGGATACATTGGAAAGTTACAGGTTCTCAAATCTGGCAAAACTAGACTTCTTCTTGGCAATGTTGCTCTAGATGTTAATATGGGTACCCCATGTGGATttttacag GATTTGGCATCAGTACGTATCACAGAAGGAAAACAGAAGGGAGATATGTCAGTCTTAGGACATATTAGACACAGACTAGTGTGTACACCAGACTATCAAACTCTTCTTGATGCAAGTTAG
- the LOC144452380 gene encoding trypsin-2-like has translation MWFSVGILVLAVGSISASLNDMTCGLPTIQSDPSTLIVGGSEAVPGSWPWQASLRQLGVHVCGGSLIDDKWILTAAHCVGSGPGVPSSWTVVVGEHNLRLQEGPEQEYNVAKIIKHENYNDFTTYNDVALFELSRSVVWTGEVQPVCLATEYISDGVCTITGWGDTEGTGDSWKLQQADVPLMTNSKCQEKYSKPGISNGMLCAGYDQGGIDACQGDSGGPLVCKDMTGRWYQHGITSWGYGCAEPDAPGVYTRVSEYYDWIETKVVLGDLLP, from the exons ATGTGGTTCTCTGTAGGTATACTAGTTTTAGCAGTGGGTTCAATTTCTGCCAGTCTTAATG ATATGACTTGCGGTTTGCCGACAATTCAGTCTGACCCATCCACTCTGATCGTTGGTGGTAGTGAAGCTGTTCCTGGTAGTTGGCCATGGCAGGCAAGTTTGAGACAACTCGGTGTACACGTATGTGGTGGTTCATTGATTGACGACAAGTGGATACTCACTGCTGCTCACTGTGTAGGAAG TGGACCAGGAGTACCAAGTTCATGGACTGTTGTTGTCGGTGAACACAATTTGAGACTCCAAGAAGGCCCTGAACAAGAATATAACGTGGCTAAAATCATCAAACATGAGAACTACAACGACTTTACCACGTACAATGATGTTGCGTTGTTTGAATTGTCCCGTTCTGTTGTGTGGACTGGTGAAGTACAACCTGTATGTTTGGCCACTGAATACATTTCTGACGGTGTCTGTACTATTACAGGCTGGGGAGACACAGAag GTACCGGTGATTCCTGGAAATTACAACAAGCTGATGTACCTTTGATGACTAACTCTAAGTGTCAAGAGAAATACAGCAAACCAGGTATATCTAATGGTATGTTGTGTGCTGGCTATGATCAAGGTGGCATTGATGCTTGCCAG GGTGACAGTGGTGGTCCATTGGTATGTAAAGATATGACTGGCCGTTGGTATCAACACGGTATTACTAGCTGGGGCTATGGTTGTGCCGAACCTGACGCCCCTGGAGTGTACACTCGCGTTTCAGAATACTATGATTGGATTGAAACTAAGGTTGTTCTAGGTGatttgttaccatag